The window CGCCGTCGTCGTCCAGCATCACGCCGGAGAGAACCTTGACGATGTCATCCTCGCGGCGCTGGGTCACGAAGCGGCTCTGGCCGGGCTTGCGCTTGTCCATCCAGTGCTGCACCTCGGCAAGCGTGAAGCGGATGCCGGGCGGGCAACCATCCACCACGCAGCCCAAGGCGGGCCCATGGCTTTCTCCCCAGGTGGTAACGCGGAAAAGATGACCGAAGCTGTTATGCGACATATTTTTCAAGACCGGAAAACAGGGCCGACCTGCGGACAGGGGCCGTTTAAAACAAGCGGATTTGTCATAGTGGAAAATGAGACCAAGGCAAAAGCCTTTCTTTCATCGCAGGCCCGATAAGAAGGTGACATACCGTTCACGAAGCGCGACAGGCCGCAGGGCGACACACATAACCACGGAGAATAGACCCCGCTGGGGAAATGATTCGGTCTGAACCCCCGGGTTTTGGGAGATGACGAGAGTATAAAGATGCCGGCGTTTTCCACGCTAATCCGGAGTTTTCCAATATTGCTGCGAAATGCGGTGTAAAAATCACTAACGGCTTGAACGCGATCCCAAATCCGTTCATCAATTGGGCCGAAAATGTCATGGTTGCGGGCAATTTCCGCCACATTCGAAAGGCAATTCTTCATGCATGTAAGGTTTTCACGCAAATCCACGAAAGCTAGATCGATGCGTATGATGATTGCCGCCCTTCTGGCTACCGCCAACCTTTTGATGCCCATCAACGGCTTCGCCCAGAGCGTCGACGTGGAGGGAACGATCAGCAAGATCGACGCGAATGGGCTCAGCATTACGCTCAACGACGGCAAGACCTATCGCGTGCCGGAAGAGTTCAATTTCGAAGGCTTGAAAGCGGGCGTCAAGGTCGTGGTTTTCTACACGGAAGTGGATGGCAAACGCGTGGTCGACGATCTTCAGGTCGTTGAATAAGCGGCGATTGCGGCTCTGCCTGCCGATAAGGCAATTCTTTCCTCTGCCATTACGCTAAAACGTCCGTTGTGAAACGAGCGGTTGCCGCTTGTTTCTTCTCCCCGCCGGGGAGAAGTCCGCGGCAGCGGGATGAGGGGGCAAGGGTCGAGATATTCGGCAACGTTACCCCCTCATCCGACCCTTCGGGCCACCTTCTCCCCGGCGAGGAGAAGAAACGAGAGGCGGCCACTGCGCCAAATATAAGCTTCTCAGAGGACGACGCAGAGGGTTATGCCCTGTGATCCCTCACGAAATCCAATCCGCACTATTCCTGTCGATTTCGACTTTCAAAATCCGGTCCTGCGGGATTTGCGTTCTTGAGGCTTCGTCCTTGTCCATGCCCGATACGAGCCGGAAGATGGAGCGGATCACGCCGCCATGGCAGACGCAGACGGTTGGAACCTCGACGGAGGAAAGCCATGCGCCGATGCGCCAGGACAGTATTTCATAGCTTTCCGCGTCCTGTCCGGGGGGAATGAAGTCCCACTTATTGGCCTTGCGCGCCTTCACCCGGTCCGGAAATTCTTTTTTCAGTTCCGGCAGGGTCTGGCCCTCCCAGTCGCCGAAGGACACTTCGACGAGACGGTCATCGGTGCGGTAGGCCTTGGGGTCGAGCCCCATGGCCCCGCGCATCAGTTCCATGGTCT is drawn from Agrobacterium tumefaciens and contains these coding sequences:
- a CDS encoding DUF1344 domain-containing protein; this encodes MRMMIAALLATANLLMPINGFAQSVDVEGTISKIDANGLSITLNDGKTYRVPEEFNFEGLKAGVKVVVFYTEVDGKRVVDDLQVVE
- a CDS encoding histidine phosphatase family protein, producing the protein MLVYVIRHGQTDWNAIRRLQGQKDIPLNDFGRQQAVGNGKVLARILGATADDFDYVASPLGRTRETMELMRGAMGLDPKAYRTDDRLVEVSFGDWEGQTLPELKKEFPDRVKARKANKWDFIPPGQDAESYEILSWRIGAWLSSVEVPTVCVCHGGVIRSIFRLVSGMDKDEASRTQIPQDRILKVEIDRNSADWIS